The following are from one region of the Vibrio rarus genome:
- a CDS encoding type II toxin-antitoxin system HipA family toxin codes for MSFKSIQKLNVERTLTTGETVSVGVLAQNHQGVFFQYDQSYLSTFGNLSPFTLQGDVRLQQAPKGPHQGIHGVFGDSLPDGWGLLLQDRVFRQQGILPAQVTAMDRLAFVGLQGMGALSFTPVSDLSLENRSDIDLKTLGLEAQTLFDLSLSDELDGSTQQVLVTLVAVGSSGGARPKAQIYMPAGDATQCRTYAQSGDEAWLVKFTSKNLALGHEEGLCEAVYLEMAELAKCQPPIWQLIEAPASSGAKAWLALKRFDYLPAQEKAGRLHMHSACGLLDADFRSPSLDYSDLIKASRQLCKSPAAGQLQFRRAMFNLFAANQDDHSKNWGFLQADDGSWQLAPFYDVTFSPHPFNEHATAFAGYGKAPPLKVMQKLAASAGFANWKEAQQCIQEVVDAISQFRQLAKQYGVSNTTVSSIEKTLADRKQENSALLA; via the coding sequence ATGAGTTTTAAGTCCATTCAAAAATTGAATGTGGAGCGCACTCTCACAACGGGTGAAACTGTATCGGTGGGTGTACTAGCGCAAAACCACCAAGGCGTTTTCTTTCAGTATGATCAAAGTTATCTAAGCACGTTTGGCAATTTATCTCCTTTTACTCTTCAAGGGGATGTGCGGTTACAGCAAGCACCGAAAGGACCACACCAAGGCATTCACGGTGTTTTTGGCGATAGTCTTCCCGATGGTTGGGGTTTATTGTTGCAAGATCGAGTATTCCGCCAACAAGGTATTTTGCCAGCACAAGTAACAGCAATGGACAGGCTAGCTTTTGTTGGCCTGCAAGGAATGGGGGCATTGTCTTTTACACCTGTATCAGATCTCTCATTAGAAAATCGTTCAGATATTGATTTAAAAACACTTGGCCTTGAAGCCCAAACCTTGTTTGACCTGTCCCTCTCTGATGAGTTAGACGGTAGTACTCAGCAAGTGTTAGTAACCTTGGTAGCCGTTGGTAGCTCCGGCGGTGCTCGACCTAAAGCGCAAATTTATATGCCTGCTGGCGACGCGACGCAATGCCGTACTTATGCGCAATCTGGCGATGAAGCATGGTTAGTTAAGTTTACTTCGAAGAACTTAGCGTTGGGCCACGAAGAAGGTTTGTGTGAAGCGGTCTATTTAGAAATGGCTGAATTGGCAAAATGTCAGCCACCGATTTGGCAGCTAATTGAAGCACCTGCAAGTAGCGGCGCTAAAGCATGGCTTGCATTAAAGCGTTTCGATTATTTACCCGCGCAGGAGAAGGCTGGGCGTTTACATATGCACAGTGCCTGCGGCTTATTGGATGCAGACTTCCGAAGCCCTAGCTTAGATTACAGCGACTTGATTAAAGCCAGTCGTCAATTGTGTAAGTCACCCGCTGCTGGGCAACTTCAATTTCGTCGCGCAATGTTTAACTTGTTTGCCGCGAACCAAGACGATCACAGTAAAAACTGGGGCTTTTTACAAGCCGATGATGGCAGTTGGCAACTCGCACCATTTTATGATGTAACCTTTAGCCCTCACCCTTTTAACGAGCATGCGACTGCCTTCGCCGGATACGGCAAAGCACCACCACTCAAAGTGATGCAGAAGTTGGCTGCTAGTGCAGGCTTTGCTAATTGGAAGGAAGCACAGCAATGCATTCAAGAGGTAGTAGATGCTATTAGTCAGTTTAGGCAACTTGCTAAGCAATACGGGGTGAGTAATACCACTGTGTCATCGATAGAAAAAACACTTGCAGATCGTAAGCAAGAAAATTCGGCACTTTTAGCTTGA
- the pyrE gene encoding orotate phosphoribosyltransferase, translating into MKAYQREFIEFALEKQVLKFGEFTLKSGRTSPYFFNAGLFNTGRDLARLGRFYAAALADSAIDYDVLFGPAYKGIPIATTTAVALADHHDTDKPYCFNRKEAKDHGEGGNLVGSALEGRIMLVDDVITAGTAIRESMQIIQANGADLAGVLVAIDRQEKGKGELSAIQEVERDFNCSIISIVSLTDLITFLEEKGGNAEQLESVKAYRAQYGV; encoded by the coding sequence ATGAAAGCATACCAGCGTGAATTTATTGAGTTTGCACTTGAGAAACAAGTTCTTAAGTTTGGTGAGTTTACTCTAAAGTCAGGCCGTACTAGCCCATACTTCTTTAACGCTGGCCTGTTTAATACTGGTCGTGATTTGGCGCGTCTAGGTCGCTTTTATGCTGCAGCATTAGCAGATTCTGCTATTGATTATGATGTGCTATTTGGCCCAGCTTACAAAGGCATCCCAATTGCAACGACCACAGCAGTGGCGCTGGCGGATCATCACGATACTGACAAGCCATACTGTTTTAACCGTAAAGAAGCCAAAGATCACGGCGAAGGTGGCAACCTAGTTGGTAGTGCATTGGAAGGCCGTATTATGCTGGTGGATGATGTCATCACAGCGGGTACTGCGATTCGTGAATCTATGCAAATTATCCAAGCGAATGGCGCGGATCTTGCGGGCGTATTAGTGGCCATTGATCGTCAAGAAAAAGGCAAGGGTGAGCTTTCTGCTATTCAAGAAGTAGAGCGCGACTTTAACTGTTCAATCATCTCGATTGTTAGCCTAACAGACCTGATTACTTTCTTAGAAGAGAAAGGTGGCAACGCAGAGCAATTAGAATCTGTAAAAGCCTATCGCGCACAATACGGCGTGTAA
- a CDS encoding YicC/YloC family endoribonuclease: protein MIYSMTAYARKEVKGDWGSAVWEIRSVNQRYLETYFRLPEQFRGLEPILRERFRKRLARGKVECHLRFEANPSAKGELSINTELAKQVINAANQVMDMTGETTRINPFQVMQWQGVMETPEQDMDNVNKDLLAGFEGAIADFLEARASEGDNMKALIDQRLEAITAEVVKVRARMPEILQWQRDRLLNKFEEASIELDSSRVEQELIVLAQKSDVAEELDRLDSHVKETNSILKKGGACGRRLDFMMQEFNRESNTLASKSISTDITASGVELKVLIEQMREQIQNIE from the coding sequence ATGATTTACAGCATGACCGCTTACGCGCGTAAAGAAGTAAAAGGCGACTGGGGCAGCGCAGTATGGGAAATTCGCTCTGTTAACCAGCGTTATTTAGAAACCTACTTCCGCCTACCAGAACAATTTCGTGGCCTAGAACCTATCCTTCGTGAACGTTTTCGTAAGCGCCTAGCACGCGGTAAGGTTGAGTGTCATCTACGCTTTGAAGCAAACCCAAGCGCTAAAGGCGAGCTAAGCATCAATACTGAACTTGCTAAACAAGTGATTAACGCGGCTAACCAAGTGATGGACATGACAGGCGAAACCACTCGCATCAACCCATTCCAAGTAATGCAATGGCAAGGTGTGATGGAAACGCCAGAGCAAGACATGGACAACGTAAACAAAGACCTTCTTGCAGGCTTTGAAGGTGCGATTGCTGACTTCCTTGAAGCTCGCGCCAGCGAAGGCGACAACATGAAAGCGCTAATCGACCAACGCCTAGAAGCCATCACTGCAGAAGTGGTGAAAGTGCGTGCTCGCATGCCAGAAATTCTACAATGGCAACGTGACCGCCTACTGAATAAATTTGAAGAGGCGTCTATCGAGCTAGATTCATCTCGCGTTGAACAAGAACTTATCGTTCTAGCTCAAAAATCAGACGTAGCAGAAGAACTAGACCGCCTAGACTCTCACGTAAAAGAAACCAACAGCATCCTGAAAAAAGGTGGCGCTTGTGGCCGTCGTCTAGATTTCATGATGCAAGAATTCAACCGTGAATCAAACACGCTAGCATCAAAATCTATCAGCACTGACATCACCGCTTCAGGCGTTGAACTAAAAGTTCTGATTGAGCAAATGCGCGAGCAAATCCAGAATATTGAATAG
- a CDS encoding D-2-hydroxyacid dehydrogenase, whose translation MKTDIQHLYVESKNKDEYLKLLKKENLPHLKVTEDKSIANIVLASPTMIASQLDEFANLQWLQSIYAGVDSLIEPALRKDYLLTNVKEIFGQPIAEYVLGYAISHFRHFATYQQQQSAQQWQPHPYSCLNEKTIVILGTGSIGAHLSIVAKAFGLTTIGVNASGRIPENSQFDAIYTTQAIKQALTRADILVSVLPRTAQTKGLLNADTFSSCKDTLLFNVGRGDAIETQALLNALQQRKVTHAYLDVFINEPISQQCPYWQHPNVTVTPHTAAHSFPNQVIGLFKDNYLKWLNEKPLTAIVDFNKGY comes from the coding sequence ATGAAAACAGACATCCAGCACTTATATGTCGAGTCAAAAAACAAAGATGAGTACCTTAAACTACTCAAAAAAGAAAATTTGCCCCACCTTAAAGTTACCGAAGACAAAAGCATCGCTAACATCGTTCTTGCTAGCCCAACCATGATTGCAAGCCAGCTCGATGAGTTTGCCAATTTACAATGGCTACAATCCATCTATGCTGGAGTGGATAGTTTAATTGAACCTGCGCTGCGCAAGGATTACCTACTAACCAATGTCAAAGAGATATTTGGTCAACCGATAGCGGAATATGTACTAGGATACGCCATCAGTCATTTCCGTCATTTTGCCACCTATCAGCAACAACAAAGTGCCCAACAATGGCAACCCCACCCGTACAGTTGCTTAAATGAAAAAACCATCGTTATCCTTGGTACAGGCTCCATTGGTGCGCATCTCTCTATTGTGGCCAAAGCGTTTGGCTTAACCACTATCGGCGTCAACGCCTCTGGACGCATCCCAGAAAATAGTCAATTTGACGCCATATATACTACGCAAGCGATCAAACAGGCCCTAACGCGCGCGGATATCCTTGTCTCTGTATTACCTCGCACCGCTCAAACAAAAGGCCTATTAAACGCAGACACTTTCTCTAGTTGTAAAGATACGCTGTTATTTAACGTTGGCCGCGGGGATGCAATAGAGACTCAAGCGCTATTAAATGCCCTTCAGCAGAGAAAAGTAACGCACGCTTACTTAGATGTTTTTATTAATGAGCCAATTTCCCAGCAATGCCCGTACTGGCAACACCCAAATGTCACCGTCACACCTCATACCGCAGCACATTCTTTCCCTAATCAAGTTATAGGGCTCTTTAAAGATAACTACTTAAAGTGGCTTAATGAAAAACCATTAACGGCCATTGTAGACTTTAATAAGGGCTATTAA
- a CDS encoding helix-turn-helix domain-containing protein: MNFSLLDDTDVSQAFASHLRSLRKQAKLSREALALRSCVPASTIKKFELTGQISFRQLLLVWQSLDSLDRLYQLTQTTTDRSALPTSIEEVLKDEF; this comes from the coding sequence GTGAACTTTTCACTTTTAGATGATACCGATGTAAGCCAAGCTTTTGCTAGTCACCTGCGGAGCTTACGCAAACAAGCGAAGTTATCGCGAGAGGCACTAGCCCTGCGCAGTTGTGTACCTGCTTCGACCATAAAAAAGTTTGAACTCACTGGGCAAATTTCATTTCGTCAGCTGCTGCTTGTGTGGCAGTCGTTGGATTCACTGGACAGGCTTTATCAACTGACACAAACAACGACTGACCGCAGTGCTTTACCGACCAGTATAGAAGAGGTGCTTAAAGATGAGTTTTAA
- a CDS encoding SEC-C domain-containing protein — MKPGRNEPCPCGSGKKYKRCCMNTVSKQHASMLDDIEQVAAMNPNLTLEELNIVAEQKIKAANDRPHPDFCGLSSTQMSNWLYAPFSELEGVLIHTPDNLRTSPVMRYLELVLGEAMQNDGSFKATSKGNLPTKIVKQASELLPEFAVSQFERPISISEYAGSNEDKFNALHYSRVLAEIAGIIYRRSGRYHVKKAAQKQYLAHGIQAFFIPMLEAATSRYNWGYLDGWEHDVDLRTFWLFMLWRLQSHGNTEQLIEEVITAFPDLLLRCPEGGYSSPSQLLVIMIESRFIKRFLEFWGFVTVAPMRNIDDFRTPNKVEMQPLMKHVFQFDV, encoded by the coding sequence ATGAAACCAGGTCGAAATGAACCTTGCCCTTGTGGCAGCGGTAAAAAGTACAAACGTTGCTGCATGAACACTGTTTCTAAGCAACACGCATCAATGTTGGATGATATTGAGCAAGTTGCTGCAATGAACCCTAACTTGACTTTAGAAGAGCTCAATATTGTTGCAGAGCAAAAAATAAAGGCGGCTAATGATCGGCCTCATCCTGATTTCTGTGGCCTTTCGTCAACACAAATGAGTAATTGGTTATATGCGCCTTTCAGTGAGTTGGAAGGAGTACTAATACACACGCCAGATAACCTAAGAACCAGCCCAGTGATGCGTTATTTAGAATTAGTATTAGGTGAAGCGATGCAAAACGATGGTTCATTTAAAGCCACCAGCAAAGGTAACTTGCCGACAAAAATCGTTAAACAGGCCAGTGAGTTATTGCCAGAGTTTGCCGTTTCTCAATTTGAACGACCTATCAGCATTAGTGAATATGCAGGTAGTAACGAAGATAAGTTTAATGCATTGCATTACAGCCGAGTGCTAGCTGAGATAGCGGGTATCATTTATCGCCGTAGTGGCCGTTATCATGTTAAAAAAGCGGCTCAAAAGCAGTATCTAGCCCACGGTATTCAAGCGTTCTTTATTCCTATGCTCGAAGCAGCAACCTCTCGGTACAATTGGGGCTACTTAGATGGATGGGAGCACGATGTTGATTTAAGAACCTTCTGGTTGTTTATGCTGTGGCGTTTGCAAAGCCATGGCAATACGGAACAGTTGATTGAAGAGGTAATTACCGCATTCCCTGATTTACTGTTGAGGTGCCCTGAAGGTGGGTATTCATCTCCGAGTCAGTTACTAGTCATAATGATTGAATCGAGATTTATTAAACGTTTCCTGGAGTTTTGGGGCTTTGTTACGGTTGCGCCGATGAGGAATATTGATGATTTTCGGACGCCAAATAAAGTAGAAATGCAACCACTGATGAAGCATGTTTTTCAATTTGATGTTTAG
- a CDS encoding DUF3427 domain-containing protein, translated as MQQVGIYEQLITSVVDQHLNKDQFYVGERLLTSSEASIWLSRFLSNILEYAISLVPSGEDQLKQQIELSNELLIWLKDKIRDEDVIEENLLNSQGRILTALYEFENPVAADLQKYVEEIFPLTGLTQSELFCGSNAGISLESEIKREILSSDSIYWLVSFIKWAGIRIFRKELEQFVRSGRQLKIITTSYMGATDAKAVEYLASLPNTEVKLSYNTQRERLHAKSYLFCRNTGYHTGYIGSSNLSRSALTSGLEWNLKITSQEIPHIIQKSLSTFETYWASSEFEVFDGKVESRKKLSQALKQAKLGGNSTSSRHYFDITPFAHQKDILEQLQVEREMHQRKRNLVVAATGTGKTLISAFDFANFRKQRPSAKFLFVAHREEILKQAREAYRGVLKDSDFGELWVSGYSPDHYEQLFASVQTLNNQVENMRVSAEYFDYIVIDEVHHVSASSYRKLISYFQPSILLGLTATPERHDGSDILADFDGVIAAEIRLPEAINNRLLSPFQYFGIDDDTDLRNISWRSGRYDIAQLTNLYTHNQVRVNKIVQSLDEIVTNVDDMKALAFCVSKDHAQYMAQQFLLKGIKADVLTSDNSHERQPKQAALRAGQINVLCVVDIFNEGIDIPEVDTLLFLRPTESLTIFLQQLGRGLRLAEEKECCTVLDFVGNSRPEYDFSNKFRSLIGKTERAIADEIKQGFPHAPLGCRIELSKRTQELVLTQIRQATLNLQRLRAKIRQFPQHSNLPLTLSNFLTIYPDLNIHEIYKKGTWQALVSDALGVEESSNVSYPEKMNEKAIYSRILTCDDHAYLSYLLDLCSGNYRLEDADQRRALMCHYDFWKGVGSACGFHSLQDSLLALTDSGLCDELIDALQWKINQTRHQQRNMPNLHNVPLALHARYAREQILCAFNASTFARKSTAREGVLAIKEQNIELLFVTLNKNEKQFSPTTMYHDYAINEELFHWQSQNSARPERGRGLEYIQHQKMGKRLFLFVREQTKDEYGRTMGFVNYGEVEYVSHTGSKPMSITWRLLSPMPSFMWQQAAKLAVG; from the coding sequence ATGCAGCAAGTAGGGATTTATGAGCAACTGATTACTTCAGTGGTAGATCAACACTTAAATAAAGATCAGTTTTATGTGGGTGAGCGATTACTCACTAGCTCTGAAGCCTCTATCTGGCTCTCTCGGTTTTTATCGAACATCCTTGAGTATGCAATATCTCTAGTCCCATCAGGTGAAGACCAACTTAAACAGCAGATAGAGTTATCTAATGAGTTATTAATTTGGTTAAAAGACAAAATCAGAGATGAGGATGTCATTGAAGAAAACCTTCTCAATAGCCAAGGTCGTATCCTCACGGCGTTATATGAATTTGAAAACCCGGTAGCCGCTGATCTGCAAAAATACGTAGAAGAGATATTTCCTTTAACGGGGTTGACTCAAAGTGAGTTGTTTTGTGGAAGCAATGCCGGTATTTCTCTTGAGTCTGAAATAAAGCGAGAGATTTTATCCTCCGATAGCATCTATTGGCTCGTATCATTTATCAAGTGGGCGGGTATTCGCATTTTTCGTAAAGAGCTGGAGCAGTTTGTTCGCAGTGGCCGACAGCTTAAAATCATCACTACTTCGTATATGGGGGCTACTGATGCTAAAGCGGTTGAGTATCTTGCTAGCCTGCCTAATACAGAGGTTAAGTTAAGCTACAATACGCAACGAGAACGTTTACACGCTAAAAGTTATCTGTTTTGTCGAAATACAGGTTACCACACGGGGTATATCGGCTCTTCCAATCTCTCTCGTTCAGCATTAACTAGTGGCTTAGAGTGGAACCTAAAAATCACCTCTCAAGAAATCCCTCATATTATTCAAAAATCCTTAAGTACTTTCGAGACGTATTGGGCATCCAGTGAGTTTGAGGTGTTTGATGGAAAAGTTGAAAGTAGGAAAAAGCTCAGTCAGGCTCTAAAGCAAGCTAAGTTAGGCGGTAATAGCACAAGTTCAAGGCACTACTTTGATATAACGCCATTTGCTCATCAGAAAGATATTCTAGAGCAGCTGCAAGTAGAAAGAGAAATGCACCAGCGCAAACGTAACTTAGTCGTAGCAGCCACAGGTACAGGCAAAACGCTCATTTCTGCTTTTGACTTTGCCAATTTCAGAAAGCAAAGACCAAGCGCAAAATTCTTATTTGTCGCCCATAGAGAAGAAATTTTAAAGCAAGCAAGGGAGGCTTATAGAGGCGTATTAAAAGACAGTGATTTTGGTGAATTATGGGTGAGCGGCTATAGTCCCGATCACTATGAGCAGTTGTTTGCATCGGTTCAAACGCTTAATAATCAAGTTGAGAATATGCGAGTATCGGCAGAGTACTTTGACTATATCGTTATAGATGAAGTACACCATGTATCTGCTAGTAGTTACCGCAAGCTCATTTCTTATTTCCAACCTTCTATATTATTAGGTCTAACCGCGACACCTGAGCGTCATGATGGTAGTGATATCTTAGCGGATTTTGATGGCGTGATAGCCGCTGAAATACGCCTTCCTGAAGCTATAAACAACAGATTGTTATCCCCATTTCAGTACTTTGGTATTGATGATGATACCGACCTTCGAAACATAAGTTGGCGTAGTGGACGTTATGATATTGCTCAGTTAACGAATCTTTATACTCATAATCAAGTCAGGGTAAATAAAATAGTTCAAAGCCTTGATGAGATAGTGACTAATGTTGATGACATGAAAGCATTGGCATTTTGTGTGAGTAAAGATCACGCACAATACATGGCACAGCAGTTCTTATTAAAAGGCATTAAGGCTGATGTTTTAACCAGTGACAATAGTCACGAACGTCAACCTAAGCAGGCAGCCCTTCGAGCTGGTCAGATCAATGTGCTATGTGTTGTGGATATATTTAATGAAGGGATAGATATACCCGAAGTTGATACTTTACTGTTTTTGCGCCCAACGGAAAGTTTAACCATCTTTCTTCAACAATTGGGTCGAGGGTTACGTTTAGCTGAAGAGAAAGAGTGTTGTACGGTTCTTGATTTTGTTGGTAATTCTCGTCCTGAATATGACTTTTCAAATAAATTTCGCTCACTAATTGGTAAAACAGAGAGAGCCATTGCTGATGAAATTAAGCAAGGCTTCCCTCATGCTCCATTAGGCTGTCGAATTGAGCTTTCTAAACGAACACAGGAATTAGTGTTAACCCAGATACGACAAGCTACGTTAAATCTTCAGCGACTCAGAGCTAAGATTCGACAGTTCCCACAACATTCAAACTTACCGTTGACGCTGAGTAATTTTTTGACCATTTATCCTGATTTAAATATCCATGAAATCTATAAGAAAGGAACGTGGCAAGCTTTAGTATCTGATGCATTAGGCGTAGAAGAATCAAGTAATGTTTCCTACCCAGAAAAAATGAATGAGAAGGCAATCTATAGTCGCATTCTTACCTGCGACGATCATGCGTACCTTAGTTATCTTTTAGATCTTTGTTCCGGTAATTATCGCTTAGAAGATGCCGATCAACGTAGAGCACTGATGTGCCATTATGATTTTTGGAAAGGTGTTGGTTCAGCATGCGGATTTCATTCCTTACAAGACAGCTTATTAGCACTGACGGATTCAGGATTATGTGACGAACTCATCGATGCTTTGCAGTGGAAAATAAACCAGACTAGGCATCAACAACGCAACATGCCAAACTTGCACAATGTTCCGTTAGCGCTTCATGCTCGGTACGCAAGAGAGCAAATTCTATGTGCATTTAATGCTTCGACATTTGCTCGTAAATCAACCGCAAGAGAAGGCGTTTTAGCCATCAAAGAGCAGAACATTGAACTGCTGTTTGTGACGTTAAATAAGAACGAAAAACAATTCTCACCAACGACCATGTACCATGATTACGCTATCAATGAAGAGTTGTTTCATTGGCAATCGCAAAACAGTGCAAGACCAGAAAGAGGGCGAGGACTGGAGTATATTCAACACCAAAAAATGGGGAAAAGGCTGTTCCTATTTGTGCGTGAACAAACTAAAGATGAATATGGTAGGACAATGGGGTTTGTCAATTACGGTGAGGTTGAGTATGTATCGCATACTGGCTCAAAACCTATGAGTATTACCTGGCGATTGCTCTCTCCAATGCCATCATTTATGTGGCAACAGGCGGCAAAATTGGCGGTTGGTTAG
- a CDS encoding uracil-xanthine permease family protein, with amino-acid sequence MNDLRPSELVYQLNDRPPVPQTLFAAIQHLLAMFVAVITPSLLICQSLGVPAEQTNTIISMSLFASGISSFIQIRTFGPIGSGLLSIQGTSFNFLGPIIGAGMSLKAGGADIATMMSAIFGTILVASFAEILLSRVLEHAQRIITPLVSGIVVTLIGLTLIQVGLVSMGGGYAAMSDGTFGSLDKLTLAGIVLGFIVLLNRSKNPYIRVASIAIAMFVGYVAAYAMGMIDTSQPSNTAIFALPIPMQFGLSFDWSLFIPLVLIFLITALEAIGDITATSEVSGEPVKGPIYMKRIKGGVLADGFNSALAAVFNSFPNSTFSQNNGIIMLTGVASRYVGYFISAMLILLGLFPGVASFVQLIPEPVLGGATIVMFGTIAAAGVRIISRVDLDRRAVLIMALSFSMGLGVAQKPEILQFMPDLIKNLLSTGVAAGGITAIIMSILLPETSTQQEDASSTKEVLSEKEA; translated from the coding sequence ATGAACGATCTACGCCCATCAGAGTTGGTCTATCAACTAAATGATCGCCCGCCAGTTCCACAAACATTATTTGCCGCCATACAGCACCTTCTTGCTATGTTCGTGGCCGTTATCACCCCATCGTTATTAATATGCCAATCTTTAGGTGTGCCAGCAGAGCAAACCAATACCATTATTAGCATGTCATTATTTGCTTCGGGAATATCGTCATTTATTCAAATTCGTACCTTTGGACCTATTGGTTCAGGTCTTCTCTCTATACAAGGTACTAGCTTTAATTTCTTGGGGCCTATTATTGGCGCGGGAATGTCATTAAAGGCAGGCGGTGCAGATATAGCAACCATGATGTCTGCTATTTTCGGCACCATATTAGTCGCTTCATTTGCTGAAATATTACTTTCTCGGGTATTGGAACATGCACAGCGCATTATTACCCCATTGGTTTCAGGGATAGTAGTGACACTGATTGGCTTAACCCTAATTCAGGTTGGTTTGGTTTCGATGGGTGGTGGCTATGCCGCTATGAGTGACGGTACCTTTGGTAGCCTAGATAAACTGACCTTAGCGGGTATTGTGCTAGGGTTTATCGTGTTACTAAACCGCTCTAAAAACCCTTATATTCGAGTGGCTTCAATTGCTATTGCCATGTTTGTTGGCTATGTTGCTGCGTACGCAATGGGCATGATCGACACCTCTCAACCAAGCAATACCGCTATCTTCGCATTACCAATCCCAATGCAGTTTGGTCTAAGCTTTGATTGGTCACTGTTTATCCCGTTAGTGCTTATCTTTTTGATCACTGCACTAGAGGCTATTGGTGATATTACTGCTACCTCTGAGGTGTCAGGTGAGCCGGTAAAAGGCCCTATCTATATGAAGCGCATTAAAGGTGGCGTACTTGCTGATGGCTTTAACTCCGCATTAGCCGCCGTATTTAACAGCTTTCCAAACTCAACCTTCAGCCAAAACAACGGCATTATTATGCTAACCGGCGTGGCTAGCCGTTATGTAGGATACTTTATTTCTGCAATGTTGATTTTGCTTGGCTTGTTCCCAGGCGTAGCAAGCTTTGTGCAGTTAATCCCAGAGCCAGTACTCGGCGGTGCAACTATCGTTATGTTCGGTACTATCGCCGCGGCCGGAGTGAGAATCATCTCCCGCGTTGACCTAGACCGCCGCGCTGTTTTAATCATGGCACTGTCTTTCTCTATGGGACTCGGCGTTGCGCAAAAACCAGAAATCCTTCAGTTCATGCCGGACCTAATTAAAAACCTTCTATCAACAGGTGTTGCAGCTGGTGGTATTACCGCCATCATTATGAGCATCCTGCTTCCAGAAACCTCAACGCAACAAGAAGATGCTTCATCTACAAAAGAAGTGTTGTCAGAAAAAGAAGCTTAA
- the rph gene encoding ribonuclease PH → MRPNDRAVDQVRPIKMTRNYTAYAEGSVLVEFGNTKVLCNASVEENVPRWLKGKGKGWVTAEYGMLPRATHTRNRREAASGKQGGRTMEIQRLIARSLRAVVDLEAMGEIMITVDCDVIQADGGTRTASISGASVAMADAFQKLVAQGKLKANPMKGHVSAVSVGIVGGEGLCDLEYVEDSAADTDMNVVMTEEGKMIEVQGTAEGEPFSHEELMKLLALAQKGIADIIEVQKAALAE, encoded by the coding sequence ATGCGTCCAAACGATCGTGCAGTAGATCAGGTTCGTCCAATTAAAATGACTCGCAACTACACCGCTTATGCAGAAGGTTCTGTATTAGTCGAGTTTGGCAATACCAAGGTATTGTGTAACGCTTCTGTAGAAGAGAATGTACCTCGTTGGTTGAAAGGCAAAGGTAAAGGTTGGGTAACCGCTGAATACGGCATGCTTCCTCGAGCAACGCACACTCGTAACCGTCGTGAAGCGGCAAGTGGCAAGCAAGGTGGCCGTACGATGGAAATTCAGCGTCTGATCGCTCGTAGCCTACGTGCTGTGGTTGATCTGGAAGCGATGGGCGAAATCATGATAACCGTTGATTGTGATGTGATTCAGGCTGACGGTGGTACACGTACCGCTTCTATCTCTGGCGCAAGTGTGGCAATGGCTGATGCATTCCAAAAATTGGTTGCACAAGGCAAACTAAAAGCAAACCCAATGAAAGGGCACGTATCTGCTGTTTCTGTTGGTATTGTTGGCGGTGAAGGTCTGTGTGATCTTGAGTATGTTGAAGATTCAGCTGCTGATACCGATATGAACGTCGTGATGACCGAAGAAGGTAAAATGATTGAAGTTCAAGGTACTGCCGAGGGTGAACCGTTCTCACATGAGGAGCTGATGAAACTGTTGGCTCTGGCGCAAAAGGGCATTGCAGACATCATCGAAGTGCAAAAAGCGGCACTGGCTGAATAG